The Actinomadura sp. WMMB 499 genome includes a window with the following:
- a CDS encoding DUF397 domain-containing protein codes for MAPLGTSIGVRDSKTPEGGHLTISRGAFAALLNRIKADDPNA; via the coding sequence TTGGCGCCCCTGGGGACCTCGATCGGCGTGCGCGACAGCAAGACCCCAGAAGGCGGGCACCTGACGATCTCCCGGGGAGCCTTCGCGGCCCTCCTCAACCGCATCAAGGCGGACGACCCGAACGCCTGA
- a CDS encoding MMPL family transporter, giving the protein MFAGLARFVVRHPWWTIVAWLAAAVVIIAFSPKLTTESDQGEFLPSGYESVQAVELETDAFPQQAEASSLIVVQRSDGGQITPQDTAKITEAAKTLTAEKDEYPTVQGFITSPELVAPNKSIQLITVPMEMATGAEAQEQSQAIKDLREKLPEVLGGNLEAKVGGDIAMFVDNEDSFTQSFLLITVATFALIIGLILLIFRAPLAAILPIIVIIVTEQLSMGLIGSASKLLDFSGDDSLQIILTIVLFGVGADYYLFVLFRYRELLRAGVERKEALIRAVERVGEVITSAAAAIAATFIVLMLASFGIFAAWGPSLAIGVVVMGITSLTVFPALLSILGTAVFWPSKAWKKEPKGTVSTKLGGLVGKRPAIVALAAAAVMIALSTGVLGFKSNYDFQSSFPQDTESAMAMKDMEKGFPAGQTRPVKVMFESTDGQPLTKAELDAFGAEAKSLPGVGGVAPAELGQDPKVGRVNLLLDGNPVSNESINLVKDELNPAVHDLAPEGTKAYVGGEAAIYADINKVVNRDLSVILPVAGVLIAVILLLLLRSVVAPLYLVPAVLLGYAATLGSAVFVFQGLLGEPGEIFHLPIMLYLFVLAIGTDYNILMTARLREEAKQGHAPRKAAALAVQHGGPTVAAAGLILAGTFSVMLLASVSMLQQMGFSIALGIALSAFVMSIFLVPGVTALLGERAWWPGRAGPKEPPAGSADPAEEQYAPSGTRS; this is encoded by the coding sequence GTCCAGGCCGTCGAGCTGGAGACGGACGCGTTCCCGCAGCAGGCCGAGGCCAGCTCGCTGATCGTGGTCCAGCGCAGCGACGGCGGGCAGATCACCCCGCAGGACACCGCCAAGATCACGGAAGCGGCCAAGACGCTGACGGCCGAGAAGGACGAGTACCCGACCGTCCAGGGGTTCATCACCAGTCCGGAGCTGGTGGCGCCCAACAAGTCCATCCAGCTGATCACCGTGCCGATGGAGATGGCGACCGGGGCCGAGGCCCAGGAGCAGAGCCAGGCCATCAAGGACCTCCGCGAGAAGCTGCCCGAGGTACTGGGCGGCAACCTCGAGGCCAAGGTCGGCGGCGACATCGCGATGTTCGTGGACAACGAGGACTCCTTCACCCAGTCCTTCCTGCTGATCACCGTCGCCACCTTCGCGCTGATCATCGGGCTGATCCTGCTGATCTTCCGGGCGCCGCTGGCCGCGATCCTGCCGATCATCGTGATCATCGTCACCGAGCAGCTGTCGATGGGCCTGATCGGCTCCGCGTCCAAGCTGCTCGACTTCTCCGGTGACGACAGCCTGCAGATCATCCTGACGATCGTCCTGTTCGGCGTCGGCGCCGACTACTACCTGTTCGTGCTGTTCCGCTACCGCGAACTGCTACGGGCCGGGGTGGAGCGCAAGGAGGCGCTGATCCGGGCGGTCGAGCGGGTCGGCGAGGTCATCACCTCCGCCGCCGCGGCCATCGCCGCCACGTTCATCGTGCTGATGCTGGCGTCCTTCGGGATCTTCGCCGCGTGGGGCCCGTCGCTCGCCATCGGCGTCGTCGTCATGGGCATCACGTCGCTGACGGTGTTCCCGGCGCTGCTGTCGATCCTCGGCACCGCGGTGTTCTGGCCGTCCAAGGCGTGGAAGAAGGAGCCGAAGGGCACCGTGTCGACCAAGCTCGGCGGGCTGGTCGGCAAGCGCCCGGCGATCGTCGCGCTGGCCGCGGCCGCCGTGATGATCGCGCTGTCCACGGGCGTCCTGGGCTTCAAGTCCAACTACGACTTCCAGTCCAGCTTCCCGCAGGACACCGAGTCCGCGATGGCCATGAAGGACATGGAGAAGGGCTTCCCGGCGGGCCAGACCCGCCCCGTGAAGGTCATGTTCGAGTCCACCGACGGGCAGCCGCTGACGAAGGCCGAGCTGGACGCCTTCGGCGCGGAGGCCAAGTCGCTGCCGGGCGTGGGCGGCGTCGCCCCCGCCGAACTCGGCCAGGACCCGAAGGTCGGCCGCGTCAACCTCCTGCTGGACGGCAACCCGGTCAGCAACGAGTCCATCAACCTGGTCAAGGACGAACTCAACCCGGCCGTGCACGACCTCGCGCCGGAGGGCACGAAGGCGTACGTCGGCGGCGAGGCGGCGATCTACGCCGACATCAACAAGGTCGTCAACCGCGACCTGTCGGTGATCCTCCCGGTCGCCGGCGTGCTGATCGCGGTGATCCTGCTCCTGCTGCTCCGCTCGGTCGTCGCCCCGCTGTACCTGGTCCCGGCGGTGCTGCTCGGCTACGCCGCCACGCTGGGTTCCGCGGTGTTCGTCTTCCAGGGGCTGCTGGGCGAACCGGGAGAGATCTTCCACCTGCCGATCATGCTCTACCTGTTCGTGCTGGCCATCGGGACCGACTACAACATCCTGATGACCGCGCGGCTCCGCGAGGAGGCCAAGCAGGGCCACGCGCCGCGCAAGGCCGCGGCCCTGGCCGTCCAGCACGGCGGCCCGACGGTCGCCGCGGCGGGCCTGATCCTGGCCGGGACGTTCTCGGTGATGCTGCTGGCGAGCGTCTCGATGCTGCAGCAGATGGGCTTCTCGATCGCGCTGGGCATCGCGCTCTCCGCCTTCGTGATGTCGATCTTCCTGGTGCCGGGCGTCACCGCCCTGCTGGGCGAGCGCGCCTGGTGGCCGGGACGCGCCGGGCCGAAGGAGCCGCCCGCCGGCTCCGCGGACCCGGCCGAGGAGCAGTACGCACCGTCCGGAACCCGCTCCTAG
- a CDS encoding DUF397 domain-containing protein: MIHWRKSSHSDTSGNECVEVADLAVGLGVRDSKNPEGGHLTVSRRTFATLLSRIKADTPNA, encoded by the coding sequence GTGATTCACTGGCGGAAGAGTTCACACAGCGACACCAGCGGGAATGAGTGCGTTGAGGTCGCCGACCTCGCCGTCGGTCTGGGAGTCCGGGACAGCAAGAACCCGGAAGGCGGGCACCTGACGGTCTCCCGTCGGACGTTCGCGACCCTCCTGTCCCGCATCAAGGCGGACACCCCGAACGCCTGA
- a CDS encoding helix-turn-helix transcriptional regulator, producing MARADHLDPDSSHWHWLAVDLRVWRLERNLSQAELGALLGVDISTVSNWESGSAKLPKGRAEALDRIWKTRGHFARLRNLAESSHNPDWFDQYTRYERKAEAIRAYSALALHGLLQTEEYTRALVLSGELVDDVDQAVEERMARQQVLAAPRPPELWILIKESVLQDPIGGPDVMRVQLDHLINLSHRPNIVIRVVPRSLGAHPGIDGSFTLLECDGVDHSWSEAVGGGRLVSDPTKVRACRVKYDRIGADALSRDCSRNLIAEVMEAMQ from the coding sequence ATGGCGCGCGCGGACCACCTTGACCCCGATAGCTCTCACTGGCACTGGCTGGCCGTTGACCTGCGCGTATGGCGACTCGAACGCAACCTGTCACAGGCCGAACTGGGGGCACTGCTAGGCGTGGATATTTCGACGGTTTCGAACTGGGAGTCGGGCAGCGCCAAGCTACCGAAGGGACGAGCCGAAGCTCTTGACCGGATTTGGAAAACTCGCGGCCACTTTGCACGGCTACGTAACCTTGCAGAGAGTTCACACAATCCCGACTGGTTCGACCAGTACACCCGATATGAGAGGAAAGCCGAGGCCATCAGGGCGTACTCGGCGCTGGCCCTTCACGGACTTCTCCAAACCGAGGAGTACACGCGCGCTCTGGTGCTCAGCGGCGAACTTGTTGATGACGTGGATCAGGCCGTAGAAGAACGCATGGCGCGACAGCAGGTTCTTGCGGCACCCCGGCCACCCGAACTATGGATCTTGATCAAGGAATCGGTCCTCCAGGACCCTATCGGCGGCCCGGACGTCATGCGCGTCCAACTCGACCACTTGATCAATCTCTCGCACCGCCCCAACATCGTGATTCGGGTGGTGCCCAGATCGTTGGGGGCGCATCCCGGCATCGATGGCTCGTTCACCCTCCTGGAGTGCGATGGCGTTGATCATTCATGGTCTGAGGCAGTCGGTGGCGGGCGACTCGTCTCCGACCCCACCAAGGTCCGAGCGTGCCGAGTAAAGTACGACCGGATAGGTGCTGATGCCCTGTCTCGAGATTGCTCACGGAATCTCATAGCCGAAGTGATGGAGGCCATGCAGTGA
- a CDS encoding ATP-binding protein codes for MGMTIACAGAGRHVYSGRWHAWEETVYLSRTLVDEAVTAWRCEHLRDDARVIVSELVTNSVRADRGGLIEVRLTNHNGAVMGIRVWDNSPRRPEDRHPGELGERGRGLFIVRALTNDACGWEYLPAAQGGGKVVWATLAV; via the coding sequence ATGGGAATGACGATCGCGTGTGCCGGGGCGGGGCGGCACGTGTACTCCGGACGGTGGCATGCGTGGGAAGAGACCGTTTACCTGTCTCGGACTCTGGTGGACGAAGCAGTAACGGCGTGGCGCTGCGAACATCTGCGGGACGACGCCCGTGTCATCGTCTCGGAACTGGTCACCAACAGCGTGCGAGCGGATCGCGGCGGGCTGATCGAGGTCCGCCTCACAAATCACAACGGCGCGGTAATGGGGATCAGGGTGTGGGACAACAGCCCGCGCCGACCCGAGGATCGGCACCCCGGCGAGCTTGGCGAGCGCGGGCGGGGCCTGTTCATCGTCCGGGCGCTCACCAACGACGCGTGCGGCTGGGAGTACCTCCCGGCCGCGCAAGGCGGCGGCAAGGTGGTATGGGCGACGCTCGCGGTGTGA